A genomic region of Magnolia sinica isolate HGM2019 chromosome 6, MsV1, whole genome shotgun sequence contains the following coding sequences:
- the LOC131249704 gene encoding glycine-rich cell wall structural protein 2-like, which yields MNGPSSAVVGSAGTVPAQSGQSPCGATGYGNQGYGYGGYGGNEGYANPNSYGAVGGHASSTRNANAGGGGGDQQGAGTGYMGSGYGDANGNSGYMNVGWRGDGYGATQANGPSGGYGGGYRGDQSRQAQQ from the coding sequence ATGAATGGTCCTAGTTCAGCTGTTGTTGGTAGTGCTGGGACTGTTCCTGCACAATCAGGCCAATCTCCATGTGGGGCCACGGGTTATGGGAACCAGGGATATGGCTATGGTGGTTATGGTGGGAATGAGGGGTATGCTAATCCTAACAGCTATGGTGCTGTAGGGGGGCATGCTTCAAGCACCCGAAATGCTAATGCTGGTGGTGGTGGGGGAGACCAACAAGGGGCAGGTACTGGCTACATGGGCAGTGGCTATGGTGATGCCAATGGGAATTCTGGCTATATGAATGTAGGATGGAGGGGTGATGGCTATGGTGCCACCCAGGCAAATGGCCCCTCTGGTGGTTATGGTGGTGGTTACAGAGGTGATCAGTCCAGGCAGGCTCAACAGTAG
- the LOC131249026 gene encoding glycine-rich cell wall structural protein 2-like, which translates to MNGPGSAVVGSAGTVPAQSGQSPCGATGYGNQGYGYGGYGGNEGYANPSSYGAVGGHASSTRNANAGGGGGDQQGAGTGYMGSGYGDANGNSGYMNVGWRGDGYGATQANGPSGGYGGGYRGDQSRQAQQ; encoded by the coding sequence ATGAATGGTCCTGGTTCAGCTGTTGTTGGTAGTGCTGGGACTGTTCCTGCACAATCAGGCCAATCTCCATGTGGGGCCACGGGTTATGGGAACCAGGGATATGGCTATGGTGGTTATGGTGGGAACGAGGGGTATGCTAATCCTAGCAGCTATGGTGCTGTAGGGGGGCATGCTTCAAGCACCCGAAATGCTAATGCTGGTGGTGGTGGGGGAGACCAACAAGGGGCAGGTACTGGCTACATGGGCAGTGGCTATGGTGATGCCAATGGGAATTCTGGCTATATGAATGTAGGATGGAGGGGTGATGGCTATGGTGCCACCCAGGCAAATGGCCCCTCTGGTGGTTATGGTGGTGGTTACAGAGGTGATCAGTCCAGGCAGGCTCAACAGTAG